The Oligoflexia bacterium genome includes a region encoding these proteins:
- a CDS encoding response regulator transcription factor: MNISLPHKVLIIDTDEINCNATRNKLTPYYNVSIATTEEQGYQLAMSEMPHLILINLQMPNKLALTMCRNIRSDIRTKHIPLLVLSEQVELQEKVLAFQNGADDVILKTIEIEELLVRIDSKIMRFIEYMNSDFKSIITCGNLELNPITMEVLINKQIVELGHVEYKLLKFLLEKMPSVQSRDQILSSVWRDTFVLGRTINVHILSLRRKLKNFDHSIETLYGVGYTIKDKKLLNLKTFIGEKDIWDTKP; the protein is encoded by the coding sequence ATGAACATATCGCTTCCACATAAAGTTTTAATTATCGATACAGATGAAATAAATTGCAATGCCACACGAAACAAACTTACGCCTTATTACAATGTGTCTATCGCTACGACTGAAGAACAAGGTTATCAGCTGGCCATGAGTGAAATGCCACATCTAATTTTAATAAATCTTCAAATGCCAAATAAATTAGCATTAACGATGTGCAGAAATATTCGTAGCGATATTCGAACTAAACATATTCCCTTGCTCGTATTATCTGAGCAAGTTGAATTGCAAGAAAAAGTTTTAGCATTTCAAAATGGTGCAGACGATGTTATTTTGAAAACTATAGAAATTGAAGAATTGCTGGTTCGCATTGATTCAAAAATAATGCGTTTTATCGAATACATGAACTCTGATTTTAAAAGTATCATTACATGCGGCAATCTTGAGCTCAATCCAATCACGATGGAAGTTTTAATTAACAAACAGATTGTTGAATTAGGACACGTTGAATATAAATTGCTTAAGTTTTTACTTGAGAAAATGCCTTCAGTACAGAGTCGTGATCAGATTTTATCTAGTGTATGGAGAGATACTTTCGTATTGGGTCGTACAATTAATGTACATATTTTATCTTTGAGGCGTAAGCTGAAAAACTTTGACCATTCAATTGAAACGCTTTACGGGGTTGGGTATACTATTAAAGATAAAAAACTATTGAATTTAAAAACTTTTATAGGTGAAAAAGACATATGGGATACAAAACCATGA
- a CDS encoding chemotaxis response regulator protein-glutamate methylesterase: MNKLLETAVLVKSNEIKFSYVPTVYHVKGSDISIICLNNPTNSFGGLVCWNSRDPLPENLFIQLLDTFKPAPNNSLHVKIVGNEKTIKLMREFTKQHNLKIQGQFLIESNDLEAYYHTENGKLRVKKETDPIHLDTHKKIKVLIVDDSKVIRKILREILSTDNEIHIVGETGHPLQVESMLQELKPDVMTLDIHMPEMNGVTLIEKLFQKTPIPTVLVSSLSMEDGDLVLRALRLGAVDYIQKPSWNELREITPLIIEKVKAASKVIVAKKTPPNIEIKNSDKIISDLDKSLIIGIGASTGGTRAIEHILAQLPKDIPPIVIVQHIPTLFSDAFAKHLNRICSFEVKEATDRDEIIHNRVLIAPGGKQMSVIKSAGTFRVHITNDPPVNRHQPSVDVLFSSLAHIVGKQALGIILTGMGSDGAAGLLEMRKAGSFTIAEDESSCIVFGMPRAAITKGAVVQVCPLNEIVQLLLEKFSTNKKSA; this comes from the coding sequence ATGAATAAATTGTTAGAAACCGCGGTACTTGTAAAATCAAATGAAATAAAATTTTCATATGTACCGACGGTATATCATGTTAAAGGCAGTGATATTTCAATTATTTGTTTAAATAATCCAACAAACTCTTTTGGTGGCTTGGTTTGCTGGAATTCTAGAGATCCACTACCCGAAAATCTATTCATTCAATTATTAGACACATTCAAACCCGCTCCAAATAATTCGCTCCATGTAAAAATAGTTGGGAATGAGAAAACAATTAAATTAATGCGAGAGTTTACAAAACAGCATAATCTCAAAATACAAGGTCAGTTTTTAATCGAATCAAATGACTTAGAGGCGTATTATCATACTGAGAATGGAAAACTTCGAGTTAAAAAAGAAACTGACCCGATTCATTTGGACACTCATAAAAAAATAAAAGTACTTATTGTTGACGATTCTAAAGTTATTCGAAAAATATTGAGAGAAATTTTATCTACAGATAATGAAATCCATATCGTCGGAGAAACAGGTCACCCACTTCAAGTTGAAAGTATGCTACAAGAACTAAAGCCTGATGTTATGACTTTGGACATTCATATGCCAGAAATGAATGGCGTGACACTTATTGAAAAGTTATTCCAGAAAACACCAATCCCAACAGTTTTAGTCTCCTCATTAAGTATGGAGGACGGCGATTTAGTGTTACGAGCATTACGCCTTGGTGCTGTTGATTATATTCAAAAACCTTCTTGGAATGAGCTCCGTGAAATTACACCACTCATAATCGAGAAAGTTAAAGCAGCCTCAAAAGTAATCGTCGCAAAAAAAACACCTCCTAATATTGAAATAAAAAATTCTGATAAAATTATTTCAGATCTAGACAAATCACTCATCATAGGAATTGGAGCTTCAACCGGTGGAACTCGAGCAATCGAACATATTTTAGCTCAACTCCCAAAAGATATTCCGCCGATAGTAATCGTTCAGCATATTCCCACATTGTTTTCTGACGCTTTTGCTAAACACTTAAATCGCATTTGCTCTTTTGAAGTAAAAGAAGCTACAGATAGAGATGAAATTATTCATAATCGAGTGCTAATAGCACCTGGCGGAAAACAAATGTCTGTTATTAAGTCTGCAGGCACTTTTCGCGTTCACATTACCAACGATCCACCTGTGAATAGACACCAACCTTCTGTCGATGTGTTATTTAGTTCATTGGCACACATAGTAGGTAAACAAGCCCTAGGCATCATTCTCACTGGCATGGGAAGCGATGGTGCTGCTGGCTTACTTGAAATGCGAAAAGCTGGTTCATTTACAATTGCTGAAGATGAGTCAAGTTGTATTGTGTTTGGTATGCCACGGGCAGCTATTACTAAGGGGGCGGTAGTGCAAGTTTGCCCTCTAAATGAAATTGTTCAATTGTTATTAGAAAAATTCAGTACAAATAAAAAAAGTGCTTAA
- a CDS encoding methyl-accepting chemotaxis protein, which translates to MIGNVEGIVRRKLITPEQKIQLSVYAALLKQSDLDRINGSAQTALNEDANFYGTSASFQTKVPPFLTANTVAMESFITLVKRIAEEPNVSVSPEDFLKAGDDALNASYRLWDVSVLELDNLLDIRTASLVDGRTRSLVFSAAALFATLCVTLLIMRSLKKNMKNISEAVFQLKNVAGETNSSSIQLVATSQELSSAATEQASAIQETAATLDEISAMVAKSVENANKSSATAGTSQIAANKGKSAVDDMIHAIEDINQSNDDIMKQVDASNLRITEIIKVIAEIGNKTKVINDIVFQTKLLSFNASVEAARAGEHGKGFAVVAEEVGNLAQMSGTAAREISDMLAASMQKVEGIVTETKTKVQGLIAVGKSKVESGTVVAKQCGGILEEIVTSVSAVNILISEILTASKEQEQGLNQITISMNQLDQVAHRNDVLAQSTSLASDQLSHQTKLLQSTVLSLEKIQHGSKAHAVESMNIAAQSGKPQNVIAFTKDNKKEHGPSAVNKFSKAEKNNLHEAGQTKLDALAKDAPMKKASGAENVTPAENDPRFKDV; encoded by the coding sequence GTGATCGGTAATGTTGAAGGTATAGTTCGTCGAAAATTGATTACTCCAGAACAAAAAATTCAACTCAGTGTGTATGCTGCACTTCTCAAGCAATCAGATCTTGATCGTATCAATGGCAGTGCACAAACAGCATTAAATGAAGATGCTAATTTTTATGGTACAAGCGCATCGTTTCAAACGAAGGTACCGCCCTTTTTAACTGCGAACACGGTTGCGATGGAGTCTTTTATCACTTTGGTTAAAAGAATTGCTGAAGAGCCAAATGTTTCTGTGAGCCCAGAAGATTTCTTAAAAGCGGGCGATGATGCTCTTAATGCAAGCTATAGATTATGGGATGTTTCAGTTTTAGAGCTTGATAATTTACTTGATATTCGTACAGCTAGTTTAGTTGATGGGCGTACTCGTTCGTTGGTGTTTAGTGCTGCTGCACTTTTTGCTACACTTTGTGTGACACTTCTTATCATGCGAAGTTTAAAGAAAAATATGAAGAACATATCAGAGGCCGTTTTTCAATTAAAGAACGTTGCCGGTGAAACCAATTCTTCAAGTATTCAACTCGTAGCTACATCTCAAGAACTTTCAAGTGCTGCAACAGAACAAGCATCAGCAATTCAAGAAACAGCCGCTACCCTCGATGAGATCAGTGCTATGGTGGCAAAAAGTGTTGAGAATGCAAATAAATCTTCAGCAACTGCGGGTACAAGTCAAATTGCTGCTAACAAAGGCAAGAGTGCTGTGGATGATATGATTCATGCAATCGAAGATATCAATCAAAGTAATGATGACATTATGAAGCAGGTTGATGCTAGCAATCTGCGTATTACGGAAATTATTAAAGTAATTGCTGAAATTGGGAATAAAACAAAAGTTATTAACGACATAGTATTTCAGACAAAACTACTTTCATTTAATGCGTCAGTTGAAGCCGCAAGAGCAGGTGAACACGGTAAGGGTTTTGCTGTTGTAGCTGAGGAAGTTGGTAATTTGGCTCAAATGAGTGGAACCGCGGCTCGTGAAATTTCAGACATGCTTGCTGCAAGTATGCAAAAAGTAGAAGGTATTGTGACTGAAACAAAAACAAAAGTACAAGGCCTCATTGCCGTGGGTAAATCAAAGGTCGAATCAGGAACAGTAGTGGCAAAGCAGTGTGGTGGAATTCTAGAAGAAATTGTGACGAGTGTAAGTGCTGTTAATATTTTGATTAGTGAAATCTTAACTGCATCGAAAGAGCAAGAGCAGGGCTTGAACCAAATAACAATTTCGATGAACCAACTCGACCAAGTAGCGCATCGTAATGATGTGTTAGCACAGAGTACATCACTGGCTTCAGATCAACTTTCTCATCAAACAAAACTTTTACAAAGTACGGTCTTATCGTTAGAAAAAATTCAGCATGGTTCTAAGGCTCATGCTGTAGAATCAATGAATATTGCGGCTCAATCTGGCAAACCTCAAAATGTGATTGCCTTTACCAAAGATAATAAAAAAGAACATGGGCCATCAGCAGTGAATAAATTTAGTAAAGCAGAAAAAAATAATTTGCATGAAGCAGGACAAACTAAATTAGATGCACTGGCTAAAGATGCGCCAATGAAAAAAGCCTCGGGTGCCGAGAACGTAACTCCTGCAGAGAATGATCCGCGTTTTAAAGACGTGTGA